Proteins encoded within one genomic window of Sebastes fasciatus isolate fSebFas1 chromosome 18, fSebFas1.pri, whole genome shotgun sequence:
- the rdh14b gene encoding retinol dehydrogenase 14b isoform X1: MSTAVIVAAVVGGGILLLMRRLFPQKAAVKLLRYPADTMQGKTVIVTGANSGIGKALAGELLKLRARVIMACRDQRSAEEAAVDIRGQAGPEQGEVVIKHLDLASLVSVRQFCEEICKEESRIDVLINNAGVFQCPYTKTADGFEMQLGVNHLGHFLLTHLLLDLLKASAPSRIVVVSSKLYKYGHINFDDLNSESNYDKAFCYSQSKLANLLFTLELARQLEGTGVTVNALTPGIVRTRLGRHVQIPFLAKPLFHLASLVFFKSPLEGAQTPLYLACSPEVEGVSGKCFANCAEEELLAKATDEQAAKKLWDISSRMVGLAD; encoded by the exons ATGTCCACCGCGGTGATAGTAGCGGCTGTAGTCGGCGGAGGGATTTTGCTCCTCATGCGCCGTTTGTTCCCCCAGAAAGCTGCGGTGAAGCTGCTCCGGTATCCGGCCGACACCATGCAAGGAAAGACGGTGATCGTGACGGGAGCTAACAGCGGCATCGGGAAGGCCCTGGCCGGAGAGCTGCTGAAGCTCCGAGCCCGGGTCATCATGGCCTGTCGGGACCAGCGGAGCGCCGAGGAGGCGGCGGTGGACATCCGAGGACAAGCGGGTCCAGAGCAGGGAGAGGTGGTCATCAAACACCTGGACCTAGCTTCTCTTGTTTCAGTTAGACAGTTCTGTGAGGAGATCTGTAAG GAGGAATCCAGGATCGACGTGCTCATCAACAACGCCGGCGTCTTCCAGTGTCCCTACACAAAGACAGCGGACGGTTTTGAGATGCAGCTCGGCGTGAACCACCTGGGTCACTTCCTCCTCACTCACCTCCTGCTGGACCTCCTGAAGGCGTCGGCGCCCAGCCGCATCGTAGTGGTCTCCTCGAAGCTCTACAAGTACGGCCACATCAACTTTGACGACCTGAACAGTGAGAGTAACTACGATAAGGCCTTCTGCTACAGCCAGAGCAAGTTGGCCAACCTGCTGTTCACGCTGGAGCTGGCTCGTCAGCTGGAGGGCACGGGGGTCACGGTCAACGCTCTCACCCCGGGCATCGTGAGGACCAGACTGGGCCGGCATGTTCAAATCCCTTTCCTGGCAAAGCCGCTGTTCCACCTCGCCTCGCTGGTCTTCTTCAAGAGTCCACTGGAGGGGGCCCAGACTCCTCTCTATCTGGCCTGCTCCCCGGAGGTGGAGGGAGTGTCGGGGAAGTGTTTCGCTAACTGcgcggaggaggagctgctggccaAAGCTACAGATGAGCAGGCAGCCAAGAAACTGTGGGACATAAGCAGCAGGATGGTGGGGCTCGCTGACTGA
- the rdh14b gene encoding retinol dehydrogenase 14b isoform X2 produces MQGKTVIVTGANSGIGKALAGELLKLRARVIMACRDQRSAEEAAVDIRGQAGPEQGEVVIKHLDLASLVSVRQFCEEICKEESRIDVLINNAGVFQCPYTKTADGFEMQLGVNHLGHFLLTHLLLDLLKASAPSRIVVVSSKLYKYGHINFDDLNSESNYDKAFCYSQSKLANLLFTLELARQLEGTGVTVNALTPGIVRTRLGRHVQIPFLAKPLFHLASLVFFKSPLEGAQTPLYLACSPEVEGVSGKCFANCAEEELLAKATDEQAAKKLWDISSRMVGLAD; encoded by the exons ATGCAAGGAAAGACGGTGATCGTGACGGGAGCTAACAGCGGCATCGGGAAGGCCCTGGCCGGAGAGCTGCTGAAGCTCCGAGCCCGGGTCATCATGGCCTGTCGGGACCAGCGGAGCGCCGAGGAGGCGGCGGTGGACATCCGAGGACAAGCGGGTCCAGAGCAGGGAGAGGTGGTCATCAAACACCTGGACCTAGCTTCTCTTGTTTCAGTTAGACAGTTCTGTGAGGAGATCTGTAAG GAGGAATCCAGGATCGACGTGCTCATCAACAACGCCGGCGTCTTCCAGTGTCCCTACACAAAGACAGCGGACGGTTTTGAGATGCAGCTCGGCGTGAACCACCTGGGTCACTTCCTCCTCACTCACCTCCTGCTGGACCTCCTGAAGGCGTCGGCGCCCAGCCGCATCGTAGTGGTCTCCTCGAAGCTCTACAAGTACGGCCACATCAACTTTGACGACCTGAACAGTGAGAGTAACTACGATAAGGCCTTCTGCTACAGCCAGAGCAAGTTGGCCAACCTGCTGTTCACGCTGGAGCTGGCTCGTCAGCTGGAGGGCACGGGGGTCACGGTCAACGCTCTCACCCCGGGCATCGTGAGGACCAGACTGGGCCGGCATGTTCAAATCCCTTTCCTGGCAAAGCCGCTGTTCCACCTCGCCTCGCTGGTCTTCTTCAAGAGTCCACTGGAGGGGGCCCAGACTCCTCTCTATCTGGCCTGCTCCCCGGAGGTGGAGGGAGTGTCGGGGAAGTGTTTCGCTAACTGcgcggaggaggagctgctggccaAAGCTACAGATGAGCAGGCAGCCAAGAAACTGTGGGACATAAGCAGCAGGATGGTGGGGCTCGCTGACTGA